One genomic window of Mus pahari chromosome 23, PAHARI_EIJ_v1.1, whole genome shotgun sequence includes the following:
- the Dnajc30 gene encoding dnaJ homolog subfamily C member 30, mitochondrial → MAAARCLGWTLSPPWRWWQVRGLPPSSAAGLCSPGRTYSRTALYELLGVPSTATQAQIKAAYYRQSFLYHPDRNPGSAEAAERFTRVSEAYLVLGSTILRRKYDRGLLSDQDLRGPGVKPSKTSAAAPAPPRPPPYTPRAPGGPRASPGDGRTMFDFDAFYQAHYGEQLERERRLRARREVLRKKQENRANSGPRWDDTRDATFFVVLFLIFVFVGFRI, encoded by the coding sequence ATGGCGGCCGCGCGCTGCCTGGGGTGGACCCTGTCACCGCCCTGGAGATGGTGGCAGGTCCGGGGGTTGCCTCCGAGTTCGGCCGCGGGCTTGTGCTCGCCAGGGAGGACTTACTCCCGCACCGCCCTCTACGAGCTGCTGGGCGTCCCCTCCACGGCCACGCAGGCGCAGATCAAAGCGGCGTACTACCGGCAGAGCTTCCTCTACCATCCCGATCGCAATCCCGGGAGCGCCGAGGCCGCCGAGCGCTTCACGCGCGTCTCCGAGGCTTACCTGGTCTTGGGCAGCACCATCCTCCGGCGCAAATATGACCGAGGTTTGCTCAGCGACCAGGACCTGCGCGGACCTGGCGTCAAGCCCTCCAAGACGTCCGCGGCCGCTCCCGCTCCTCCTCGCCCTCCTCCCTACACCCCTCGGGCTCCCGGTGGCCCTCGGGCTTCTCCCGGCGACGGTCGCACGATGTTCGACTTTGACGCCTTCTACCAGGCGCACTACGGAGAACAGCTAGAGAGAGAGCGGCGTCTGCGCGCCCGGAGGGAAGTCCTTCGCAAAAAGCAGGAGAACCGGGCCAACAGCGGGCCCCGCTGGGACGATACCAGAGATGCCACTTTCTTCGTCGTCCTTTTCCTTATCTTCGTCTTTGTTGGCTTTCGTATTTAA